The Dioscorea cayenensis subsp. rotundata cultivar TDr96_F1 chromosome 18, TDr96_F1_v2_PseudoChromosome.rev07_lg8_w22 25.fasta, whole genome shotgun sequence genome includes the window ttttttaataaacaaacacTTGGAGCTAAGtcaacaaacatatataatgGAGTCACAGGAAAACTCTTTAGTATATTCAAATGTGTAATTGTATTTGAGCATGTAAGCCAAGTCAACATAGCTGTTTGACAGTAAGGATTATTAGTTTGTAGAAGTAACCATTAACAGTGTTCCTTGTTGTTGGTGCATAATGGAGTCATGTCAGTATATGACCGTTTTGTCGTTAGCTCTTGTTGTTCGTATAAAGTGTAATGTGCGGTTACGTCAAGCAAGTGGAGTCTTGTATggttgtttttaataattttcacaCAACAGTTCATTCTCACCACCCTAGCATGCACATGGCGAGTATGAAGTGACGTTTGACATAGTCTTTGTTCCGCTGAGTTGGTCCCTATAGTTTTTGAATTAGCGCTAGCGCGATAGTATTTAGTTGTTCATGCGCCTAGCATTATGATGAAGACCCTATTTAGAGCAGAGGACCTATGGGACCTGGTTGAAAAGGGTTATGCTGATCCGGATGAAGAAACTCGACTCAGGGAAAATACGAAGAAGGATGCAAAAGCACTATATTTAATCCAACAAACCTTGCCTGACAGTGTACTTTCAAGAATAGCTTCTGCCACTACGTCCAAAGAAGCGTGGATTACCCTGCAGAATGCATTTCGACCCTCCCCGAAGGTGATAATGGTGAGGCTTGGAACTCTGAGGCAAGAGTTTGAAATGTCATACATGAGAAGCAATGAGACTGTGCATAATTATGTCTCAAGAATGGTGGGAATTGTTAGCCAGATGAGGTTTTATGGAGAAAATGTTTCTGACCAGACTGTAGTAGCGAAACTGCTGAGGAGTTTAACTGCGCGATTTGATCACATTGTGGCAGCGATTGTGGAATCTAGAGACCTAACAACTCTAACAATTGGCGAGTTAAGCTGTTCTCTACGGGCACATGAAGAAAGGCTAAACATAAACAGATCAGTTGAGAGGCTTGAAGGTGTATTTCAAGTGAAGGGGGAGACATCAAATGCTAAAGAAGGTGTTAAAGTGTCAGGCAGAGGTCGAGTAAGAAGCCGAGTTATAGGCAGAGGAAGGAGTGCAAATGAACGGGCATTCAACAATGATCGTAAATTTCATAACTGAAGCTGCACTTATGGTAGCATGACATGGAGTATGAAGTGGCATTTGACATGGTCTTTGTTCAGTTGAGTTGGTTCC containing:
- the LOC120283003 gene encoding uncharacterized protein LOC120283003 — protein: MKTLFRAEDLWDLVEKGYADPDEETRLRENTKKDAKALYLIQQTLPDSVLSRIASATTSKEAWITLQNAFRPSPKVIMVRLGTLRQEFEMSYMRSNETVHNYVSRMVGIVSQMRFYGENVSDQTVVAKLLRSLTARFDHIVAAIVESRDLTTLTIGELSCSLRAHEERLNINRSVERLEGVFQVKGETSNAKEGVKVSGRGRVRSRVIGRGRSANERAFNNDRKFHN